One Aegilops tauschii subsp. strangulata cultivar AL8/78 chromosome 7, Aet v6.0, whole genome shotgun sequence genomic window carries:
- the LOC141026710 gene encoding uncharacterized protein, translating to MNFPDVSTSQRAQDLAPLPRLFTDEDRRDNRRQQRRLTIAEMDVDAMAVWRERFPQDIVNERQFYKQRRTKREARRTERAAYREDKRARKQTAQLNMKLGEASPWDSEDERYPDAYIQMSEEDITESESENDE from the coding sequence ATGAATTTTCCCGACGTGTCGACGAGCCAGCGGGCGCAGGATCTCGCGCCTCTCCCGCGGCTtttcaccgacgaggatcgtcgtgaCAACCGGAGGCAGCAGCGTCGCCTCaccatcgccgagatggacgtgGATGCCATGGCGGTGTGGCGCgaacgcttcccgcaggacatcgtCAACGAGCGCCAGTTCTACAAGCAAAGGAGGACGAAGAGGGAGGCGAGGAGgacggagcgagccgcctatcgggAGGACAAGCGTGCGCGGAAGCAGACCGCTCAATTGAACATGAAGCTAGGAGAAGCGTCGCCCTGGGACTCCGAGGATGAGCGCTATCCTGACGCCTACATCCAGAtgtcggaggaggacattaccGAGTCGGAGTCGGAAAATGACGAGTAG